One Malus domestica chromosome 11, GDT2T_hap1 genomic region harbors:
- the LOC103408920 gene encoding uncharacterized protein, whose translation MSNDPSTSSTAEDHQDTISSTTTTTTTPTITTSASSDHSSSRSKAQSTIQSLSTILPSLPPSLASSSNPSRSLLHDHHTASNISSLLRLPDSGAGDNNLCRWLYDTFQSSDNDLQLVVLRFLPIIAGVYLSRVSLRIPIAGFEAVLLALYAHETTTRASQAITVNVPDLSHPSLYHETKAPIKNNSTGLNLAVISPSLEPYGTVRSTRRARIVGVALELYYSKICEMPVQSKIEFCEFCRVWAGQDGEMYKEMTGSSSGSSSTNKRKEEGGKCEVQEDGNDENKEGGSGKAAVGVGMGRIPLPWELLQPVLRILGHCLLCPNQNKELIDKASKACTSLYARSMHDINPKAILATRSLLRLTNTAAKDDIFDPTEIPKSRVISI comes from the coding sequence atGTCGAACGATCCCTCCACCTCATCCACCGCAGAAGATCATCAAGACACCATCagttccaccaccaccaccaccaccaccccaaCAATTACCACTTCTGCCTCATCAGACCACTCATCATCCCGCTCCAAAGCCCAATCAACAATCCAGTCCCTCTCAACCATCCTcccctctctccctccttccCTCGCCTCCTCCTCCAACCCTTCCCGCTCCCTCCTCCATGACCACCACACCGCCTCCAACATCTCCTCCCTTCTCCGCCTACCCGACTCCGGTGCAGGCGACAACAACCTCTGCCGTTGGCTCTACGACACCTTCCAATCCTCCGATAACGACCTCCAACTTGTGGTCCTTCGCTTCCTTCCCATCATTGCTGGTGTCTACCTCTCCCGCGTGTCTCTTCGTATACCCATAGCCGGCTTTGAGGCTGTTCTGTTAGCCCTCTACGCCCACGAAACCACCACACGTGCTAGCCAGGCCATTACCGTCAACGTGCCTGACTTGTCTCACCCCAGCCTCTACCACGAAACAAAGGCACCCATTAAGAACAATTCGACAGGCCTAAACTTGGCAGTTATATCCCCCAGCTTGGAACCCTATGGCACAGTGAGGTCCACAAGGAGGGCCAGGATTGTTGGGGTTGCGCTTGAGTTGTACTACAGCAAGATATGTGAAATGCCGGTGCAGTCTAAAATCGAATTTTGTGAGTTTTGTAGGGTTTGGGCTGGTCAAGACGGCGAAATGTACAAGGAGATGACTGGTAGTAGTAGTGGTAGCAGCAGCACTAATAAACGTAAAGAAGAGGGTGGAAAGTGTGAAGTACAGGAGGATGGAAATGATGAGAATAAGGAAGGTGGTTCGGGAAAGGCTGCGGTGGGCGTGGGCATGGGGAGAATTCCACTGCCGTGGGAATTACTGCAACCGGTTTTGCGAATTTTGGGACACTGCCTTTTGTGTCCAAACCAAAACAAGGAGCTGATTGATAAGGCGAGCAAGGCTTGTACCAGTTTGTATGCGAGGTCTATGCATGATATCAATCCCAAGGCTATTTTGGCCACTAGGAGTCTGCTTAGGCTGACCAACACGGCGGCCAAAGATGATATTTTTGATCCAACTGAAATTCCTAAATCTCGAGTTATCAGTATCTAG